Proteins encoded by one window of Homoserinimonas aerilata:
- a CDS encoding dihydrofolate reductase — MSAPRTAPAVRIGLIWAEAEGGVIGRDGAMPWHIPEDLAHFKRVTLGSPVVMGRKTWDSLPPRFRPLEGRRNIVVTRDEGWQAEGADVVHSIPDALGLAASEASGSGSASGGLVWVIGGGEIFAAVMADAERLEVTEIRARFEGDAMAPAIGEGWRAVSRDPEGGWLSSRTGLDYRFVSYERARL, encoded by the coding sequence ATGAGCGCACCGCGCACAGCCCCGGCCGTGCGTATCGGGCTGATCTGGGCTGAGGCCGAGGGCGGCGTGATCGGCAGGGATGGCGCCATGCCGTGGCACATCCCCGAAGATCTGGCCCATTTCAAGCGGGTGACCTTGGGCAGCCCTGTGGTGATGGGGCGCAAGACGTGGGATTCTCTCCCGCCGCGCTTCCGGCCTCTGGAGGGCCGCCGCAACATCGTCGTCACCCGTGATGAGGGCTGGCAGGCGGAGGGTGCGGATGTCGTGCATTCGATTCCGGATGCTCTGGGCTTGGCGGCGTCCGAGGCATCCGGTTCTGGGTCTGCTTCCGGCGGTCTCGTGTGGGTCATCGGCGGCGGCGAGATATTTGCGGCCGTCATGGCGGATGCCGAGCGCCTCGAGGTGACGGAGATCCGTGCACGGTTCGAGGGCGATGCGATGGCGCCGGCAATCGGCGAGGGGTGGCGCGCGGTGTCCCGCGACCCTGAGGGGGGCTGGCTCAGCTCCCGCACGGGCCTCGACTATCGCTTCGTGTCGTATGAGCGCGCCCGGCTCTAG
- a CDS encoding efflux RND transporter periplasmic adaptor subunit translates to MGVWRKWIFPIIRIVIFAAVAAALVKLAFFGDAAQDAASPEFPTAEIVEPQIPVSLGTIQNDVVLKGTIAADEAVEVKSTAPGTVRKVLAGQGAAVGAGAELFVVREEVMRDDGTSWKRDITVVSPAAGILSVVSVIEGQTVTIGEVVAKVAPPSFHVTATMEPEQQYRLLNQPTEALVAVAGGPAPFTCTGLSISTALAGAEADSGGTAMRCAVPGDVRVFAGLGAEVTISGGVAENVMMVPITAVEGVADTGNVYFVLADGSTEQRPVTLGLNDGINVEVRDGVAEGDMVLQFVPGAQEAPMMGEDCYAVAGGMACGGFGG, encoded by the coding sequence GTGGGCGTGTGGCGTAAGTGGATCTTTCCCATCATCAGGATCGTCATCTTCGCCGCCGTCGCTGCGGCGCTGGTGAAGTTGGCCTTCTTTGGCGATGCAGCACAGGATGCCGCGTCACCTGAGTTTCCGACGGCGGAGATCGTGGAGCCGCAGATTCCGGTCTCGCTGGGAACGATCCAGAACGATGTCGTGCTGAAGGGCACGATCGCCGCGGATGAGGCGGTCGAGGTCAAGTCGACGGCACCGGGTACGGTCCGCAAGGTTCTTGCTGGCCAGGGCGCCGCGGTGGGGGCTGGCGCCGAACTCTTCGTCGTGCGCGAGGAGGTCATGCGCGATGACGGAACGTCGTGGAAGCGCGACATCACCGTCGTCTCTCCGGCGGCGGGCATCCTGTCGGTCGTCTCGGTCATCGAGGGCCAGACCGTCACGATCGGCGAGGTTGTCGCCAAGGTGGCGCCACCGAGCTTCCATGTGACGGCGACGATGGAGCCTGAGCAGCAGTACCGCCTGCTCAACCAGCCGACTGAGGCGCTGGTTGCTGTCGCGGGCGGCCCTGCGCCGTTCACGTGCACCGGCCTGTCGATATCGACGGCGCTCGCGGGGGCGGAGGCCGACTCCGGCGGCACGGCCATGCGCTGTGCGGTGCCCGGTGATGTGCGGGTGTTCGCCGGGCTTGGTGCCGAGGTCACGATCTCGGGCGGTGTCGCCGAGAACGTCATGATGGTGCCGATCACTGCGGTCGAGGGTGTGGCAGACACCGGCAATGTCTACTTCGTGCTTGCCGACGGTTCCACGGAGCAGCGGCCGGTCACGCTCGGTCTCAACGACGGCATCAATGTCGAGGTGCGTGACGGTGTCGCCGAGGGCGACATGGTGCTGCAGTTCGTTCCCGGCGCTCAGGAGGCGCCCATGATGGGCGAGGACTGTTACGCGGTTGCCGGTGGCATGGCCTGTGGAGGTTTCGGCGGATGA
- a CDS encoding thymidylate synthase, producing MAATISTPYEDLLRDVLQNGVQKTDRTGTGTRSVFGRQIRFDLAEGFPLVTTKRVHFKSIAYELLWFLRGESNVSWLRDNGVTIWDEWADAEGELGPVYGVQWRSWPTPSGEQIDQISDVIEQIRTNPDSRRLIVSAWNPADIPNMALAPCHALFQFYVADGRLSCQLYQRSADMFLGVPFNIASYALLTHMVAAQAGLEVGEFVWTGGDCHIYDNHVAQVTEQLSREPFAPPRLNVTAQRDSIFDYEYDDFEVVGYEHHPAIRGAVAV from the coding sequence ATGGCTGCGACGATTTCTACCCCTTACGAAGACCTCCTGCGTGATGTCCTGCAGAACGGTGTACAGAAGACCGACCGTACGGGCACGGGCACGCGTAGCGTGTTCGGCCGGCAGATCCGTTTCGATCTGGCGGAGGGTTTTCCGCTGGTCACGACGAAGCGCGTGCATTTCAAGTCGATCGCCTATGAGCTGCTGTGGTTCCTGCGCGGCGAGAGCAACGTCTCCTGGCTGCGCGACAACGGGGTCACCATCTGGGACGAGTGGGCTGATGCTGAGGGCGAGCTCGGCCCGGTGTATGGCGTGCAGTGGCGCTCCTGGCCGACTCCGAGCGGCGAGCAGATCGATCAGATCTCGGATGTCATCGAGCAGATCCGCACGAATCCCGATTCCCGCAGACTGATCGTCTCGGCCTGGAATCCGGCCGACATCCCGAACATGGCGCTGGCGCCGTGCCATGCGCTGTTCCAGTTCTATGTGGCCGACGGCAGGCTGTCGTGCCAGCTCTACCAGCGCAGCGCCGACATGTTCCTCGGCGTGCCGTTCAACATCGCCAGCTACGCGCTGCTCACGCATATGGTCGCGGCCCAGGCCGGGCTCGAGGTGGGCGAGTTCGTCTGGACGGGCGGTGACTGCCACATCTACGACAACCATGTTGCGCAGGTCACCGAGCAGCTCAGCCGTGAGCCGTTCGCGCCGCCCCGCCTGAACGTGACGGCGCAGCGCGACAGCATCTTCGACTACGAGTACGACGATTTCGAGGTCGTCGGTTACGAGCACCACCCGGCGATCCGTGGGGCCGTCGCGGTATGA
- a CDS encoding ArsR/SmtB family transcription factor, which translates to MASELPVAQVKAELFKALAHPARIRVLEVLSGGEHTVSEIAGLVDLEMAHLSQQLGVLRRAGVVVTRRDGNSIHYSLRDERMSQIIQLAREMIIAGLRESQDMLHQLDGRR; encoded by the coding sequence ATGGCATCCGAACTCCCCGTCGCCCAGGTCAAGGCAGAACTCTTCAAAGCCCTCGCCCACCCCGCCCGCATCCGGGTGCTCGAGGTGCTCAGCGGAGGCGAGCACACCGTCAGCGAGATCGCCGGCCTCGTCGACCTCGAGATGGCGCACCTCTCCCAGCAGCTGGGCGTGCTGCGGCGAGCCGGAGTCGTCGTCACCCGCAGAGACGGCAACAGCATCCACTACTCGCTGCGGGACGAACGGATGTCGCAGATCATCCAACTCGCCCGCGAGATGATCATCGCCGGGCTGCGCGAATCACAGGACATGCTGCACCAGCTGGACGGCCGGCGATGA
- a CDS encoding SulP family inorganic anion transporter, with product MSTGTPQRLPRLRELLPGRADLLAARRSPLRDLVAGLTVAIVALPLALAFGVASGLGAQAGLTTAIVAGILAAVFGGSNLQVSGPTGAMTVVLLPVVHSFGASGVLLVGLMAGVILIALGVSGIGRYVRLLPTSLIEGFTAGIAVIIVLQQVPNMLGVEAGEQSQVWAIAGDAITQYLAAPQLAPIAMALGVAAVILIGARLKPSLPISILAIVVATLIADLASLDLTRIGSIPSTIGSYSTDFIDLSRITALIPSALAVAALAALESLLCATVADSMSVGERHNPDRELFGQGIANIAVPFLGGVPATAAIARTAVNVRAGAHSRVASITHSLVLAVVVLSASGLVSTIPLAALAGVLIATCVQMVGVGSIRALLRSTREDAVVLVLTFAVTVAVDLVTAVVVGLVIASFLALRNVSRSARLDRVPLEDDRGDHSAEELALLSDRIAAFRFDGPLFFGAAHRFLLELTDVTDVEVVILRMSRVTTLDATGAGILDDAIRRLEAKGIAVLVSGVDPAHGKTLRALGVAPHLRELGRVFDTTPDAIAAARSITSQNRAAG from the coding sequence ATGAGCACCGGAACGCCGCAGCGACTGCCCCGACTGCGCGAACTGCTGCCCGGCAGAGCCGACCTGCTCGCCGCCCGCCGCTCTCCCCTGCGCGACCTCGTCGCCGGGCTCACCGTCGCCATCGTCGCCCTGCCTCTCGCGCTCGCCTTCGGAGTCGCATCCGGGCTCGGGGCGCAGGCAGGCCTGACCACCGCGATCGTCGCCGGAATCCTCGCGGCCGTCTTCGGCGGCAGCAACCTGCAGGTCTCCGGGCCGACCGGAGCCATGACCGTCGTACTGCTGCCCGTCGTGCACTCCTTCGGGGCAAGCGGAGTGCTCCTCGTCGGACTCATGGCAGGGGTCATCCTCATCGCCCTCGGCGTCTCCGGCATCGGCCGGTACGTGCGCCTGCTGCCCACCTCCCTCATCGAAGGCTTCACCGCGGGCATCGCCGTCATCATCGTGCTGCAGCAGGTGCCCAACATGCTCGGCGTGGAGGCCGGCGAACAGTCCCAGGTGTGGGCCATCGCGGGCGACGCCATCACGCAGTACCTGGCAGCCCCGCAGCTTGCGCCCATCGCCATGGCCCTGGGCGTCGCCGCCGTCATCCTCATCGGAGCGAGGCTCAAACCATCGCTGCCCATCTCCATCCTGGCCATCGTGGTCGCCACCCTCATCGCCGATCTGGCCAGCCTCGACCTCACCCGCATCGGCTCCATCCCCAGCACCATCGGCTCATACTCCACCGACTTCATCGACCTCAGCCGGATCACCGCGCTGATCCCCTCCGCGCTCGCCGTCGCCGCACTGGCCGCGCTCGAAAGCCTCCTGTGCGCGACCGTCGCCGACTCCATGAGCGTCGGCGAACGACACAACCCCGACCGGGAACTGTTCGGCCAGGGCATCGCCAACATCGCCGTACCGTTCCTCGGAGGGGTGCCCGCGACGGCAGCGATCGCCCGCACCGCCGTCAACGTGCGGGCGGGGGCGCACTCGCGCGTCGCATCCATCACCCACTCGCTCGTGCTCGCGGTGGTGGTGCTCTCCGCATCCGGACTCGTCTCGACGATCCCCCTCGCGGCCCTCGCCGGGGTGCTCATCGCCACCTGCGTGCAGATGGTGGGAGTCGGATCCATCCGGGCGCTGCTGCGATCCACACGGGAGGACGCTGTCGTGCTGGTGCTCACCTTCGCCGTGACCGTCGCCGTCGACCTCGTCACCGCCGTCGTCGTCGGTCTCGTCATCGCCTCCTTCCTCGCCCTCCGCAACGTCTCCAGGAGCGCCCGGCTCGACCGGGTGCCGCTGGAGGACGACAGGGGTGACCACAGCGCAGAAGAACTCGCCCTGCTCTCCGATCGCATCGCAGCCTTCCGATTCGACGGGCCGCTGTTCTTCGGCGCAGCCCACCGATTCCTCCTGGAACTCACCGACGTCACGGATGTCGAGGTCGTCATCCTGCGGATGTCCCGCGTGACAACCCTCGACGCGACAGGCGCGGGCATCCTCGACGACGCCATCCGACGCCTCGAGGCCAAAGGCATCGCCGTGCTCGTCTCCGGAGTGGACCCCGCGCACGGCAAGACACTGCGGGCGCTCGGCGTCGCACCGCACCTGCGCGAACTCGGCCGCGTGTTCGACACGACTCCGGATGCCATCGCCGCAGCTCGCAGCATCACATCGCAGAACCGCGCGGCAGGCTAG
- the dapA gene encoding 4-hydroxy-tetrahydrodipicolinate synthase: MTNPANPFGQVLVALVTPFTADGEVAWDDVEKHIDDVITGGADGIVVTGTTGETSTLTDPEKLRLVEVAKSVAGSRAKIITGGGSNETAHAIELYKASEKAGADGVMIVTPYYNKPTQAGVLTHFRMIADATDLPVILYDIPGRTGIPIKYETILRAAKHPNIIAVKDAKGDLAEVSRVLNQTDLLYFSGDDPNVLPHLSIGATGLIGVTANIAPTPYRVIVDAVNAGDLATATAAHKQLEPLVRAVMTHVPGTVAAKYILHGLGRIGSPRVRLPLVGPEDFEAAVIEDELALVGSIPGLDLGNFRPDRNAAAGGALPKVAGTTR, translated from the coding sequence GTGACGAATCCCGCGAATCCCTTCGGCCAGGTGCTGGTCGCCCTGGTCACCCCGTTCACCGCCGATGGCGAGGTCGCGTGGGATGACGTGGAGAAGCACATCGACGACGTCATCACCGGGGGAGCGGACGGCATCGTCGTCACGGGCACGACCGGCGAGACGAGCACCCTCACCGACCCGGAGAAGCTGCGGCTCGTCGAGGTCGCCAAGTCCGTCGCCGGCTCGCGCGCGAAGATCATCACGGGCGGCGGTTCCAACGAGACGGCGCACGCGATCGAGCTCTACAAGGCGAGCGAGAAGGCCGGCGCCGATGGCGTCATGATCGTCACGCCGTACTACAACAAGCCGACGCAGGCGGGCGTGCTCACCCACTTCCGCATGATCGCCGACGCGACCGACCTTCCGGTCATCCTCTACGACATCCCCGGGCGCACGGGAATCCCGATCAAGTACGAGACGATCCTGCGCGCGGCCAAGCATCCGAACATCATTGCTGTGAAGGATGCCAAGGGCGATCTCGCCGAGGTCAGCAGGGTTCTCAATCAGACCGATCTGCTGTACTTCTCGGGAGATGACCCCAATGTGCTTCCGCATCTCTCGATCGGTGCGACGGGGCTCATCGGTGTCACCGCGAACATCGCACCGACCCCGTACCGGGTCATCGTCGACGCCGTCAACGCCGGCGATCTGGCGACCGCGACGGCCGCCCACAAGCAGCTCGAGCCGCTCGTACGCGCCGTCATGACGCATGTTCCCGGCACTGTCGCGGCCAAGTACATCCTGCACGGGCTGGGCCGCATCGGCTCGCCGCGTGTGCGGCTCCCGCTCGTCGGCCCCGAGGATTTCGAGGCTGCCGTCATCGAGGACGAGCTGGCGCTCGTCGGCTCCATTCCCGGTCTCGACCTGGGCAACTTCCGCCCCGACCGCAATGCCGCGGCCGGCGGTGCGCTGCCGAAGGTCGCAGGCACGACGCGCTGA
- a CDS encoding ABC transporter ATP-binding protein → MSLLRLEAVTRSVELPDAPPLEILKGVDLEVAVGDHVSVVGRSGSGKTTLLNLLGLLDTPTSGQIVFDERPVSQLGSRARDRARGSDIGFIFQQFNLLPGRTALENVMTPLLYATGRQFWRRRQLAGEMLERVGLGERMLSMPEKLSGGEQQRVAIARALVRGPRLILADEPTGALDIDTGASIMALVDEVAEQSGAALITITHDANVAALARRHYRLDKGVLTAVDVTRVLAMAAPEVSL, encoded by the coding sequence ATGAGCCTGCTGCGGCTCGAGGCGGTGACCCGCTCTGTCGAGCTTCCGGATGCTCCGCCTCTCGAGATCCTCAAGGGGGTCGACCTCGAGGTGGCCGTCGGTGACCATGTGTCGGTCGTCGGTCGCAGTGGCTCGGGCAAGACGACTCTGCTCAACCTGCTCGGCCTGCTCGACACTCCCACCTCGGGGCAGATCGTGTTCGATGAACGGCCTGTCTCGCAGCTCGGTTCGCGAGCCCGCGACCGCGCTCGCGGCAGCGATATCGGCTTCATCTTCCAGCAGTTCAACCTGTTGCCGGGGCGCACCGCGCTCGAGAACGTCATGACCCCGTTGCTCTACGCGACGGGCAGGCAGTTCTGGCGCAGGCGGCAGTTGGCCGGCGAGATGCTCGAGCGTGTCGGGCTTGGCGAGCGGATGCTGTCGATGCCGGAGAAGCTCTCCGGCGGGGAGCAGCAGAGGGTCGCCATCGCCCGAGCGCTCGTGCGTGGCCCGCGACTCATCCTCGCGGACGAGCCGACAGGGGCCCTCGACATCGACACGGGGGCTTCGATCATGGCCCTCGTTGACGAGGTCGCCGAGCAGTCGGGTGCGGCGCTCATCACCATCACCCATGACGCGAATGTCGCGGCTCTCGCGCGCAGGCACTACAGGCTCGACAAGGGAGTGCTGACCGCCGTCGATGTGACGCGGGTGCTCGCGATGGCCGCCCCCGAGGTGTCGCTGTGA
- a CDS encoding ribonuclease J, protein MNSPIHEPAPLQPGTLRVTPIGGLGEIGRNMTVYEFGGKLLVVDCGVLFPEEHQPGVDLILPDFSPIRDRLDDILGVVLTHGHEDHIGAVPYLLRLRQDIPLIGSNLTLALVEAKLKEHRITPYTLTVAEGDEERFGPFSLEFIAVNHSIPDALAVAIKTEAGVVLHTGDFKMDQLPLDDRITDLRAFARLGEAGVDLFLPDSTNADVPGFTAPERAIGPVLEAVIQKARRRVIVASFSSHVHRVQQVLDAAHANGRRVAFMGRSMVRNMGIAADLGYLRVPDGVLIDQKKADDLPDNKIVYMSTGSQGEPMAVLARMANLEHKIEVGRGDTVILASSLIPGNENAVYRVINGLMKLGATVVHKGNAKVHVSGHASAGELLYCYNILRPKNVLPVHGEHRHLVANAELAMQTGVPEENIILGEDGVVIDLRDGVATVVGQLDLGYVYVDGSTVGEITDADLKDRRILAEEGFISIFVAIDPQTGRVIVGPEIQSRGFAEDEAVFDAVKPQIVKALTEAAENGTRDTHAFTQVIRRTVGRWVNTQHRRRPMIVPVVIEA, encoded by the coding sequence ATGAATTCACCCATCCACGAACCTGCACCCCTCCAGCCCGGCACCCTTCGGGTGACCCCGATCGGCGGCCTCGGCGAGATCGGCCGCAACATGACCGTCTACGAGTTCGGCGGCAAGCTGCTCGTCGTCGACTGCGGTGTGCTGTTCCCGGAGGAGCACCAGCCGGGCGTCGATCTGATCCTGCCCGACTTCAGCCCCATCCGGGATCGTCTCGACGACATCCTGGGCGTCGTGCTCACGCACGGCCACGAGGACCACATCGGTGCTGTGCCGTACCTGCTGCGCCTGCGCCAGGACATCCCGCTGATCGGCTCGAACCTGACGCTGGCACTTGTGGAGGCGAAGCTCAAGGAGCACCGCATCACGCCGTACACGCTCACGGTCGCGGAGGGCGACGAGGAGCGCTTCGGCCCCTTCAGTCTCGAGTTCATTGCGGTGAACCATTCGATTCCGGATGCTCTGGCGGTCGCCATCAAGACGGAGGCCGGCGTGGTTCTGCACACCGGCGACTTCAAGATGGATCAGCTGCCGCTCGACGACCGCATCACCGATCTTCGTGCCTTCGCCCGGCTCGGTGAGGCGGGCGTCGACCTGTTCCTGCCCGATTCGACGAACGCCGATGTTCCCGGCTTCACTGCTCCCGAGCGGGCCATCGGCCCCGTGCTCGAGGCGGTCATCCAGAAGGCCCGGCGCCGGGTGATCGTGGCGAGCTTCTCGAGCCACGTGCACAGGGTGCAGCAGGTTCTGGATGCCGCGCATGCGAACGGCCGCCGTGTCGCGTTCATGGGGCGCTCGATGGTGCGCAACATGGGCATCGCCGCCGATCTCGGCTACCTGAGGGTGCCGGATGGCGTTCTCATCGACCAGAAGAAGGCCGACGATCTGCCTGACAACAAGATCGTCTACATGAGCACGGGCTCGCAGGGCGAGCCGATGGCCGTTCTGGCGCGCATGGCGAACCTCGAGCACAAGATCGAGGTGGGCAGGGGCGACACGGTCATCCTCGCGTCAAGCCTCATCCCCGGCAACGAGAACGCCGTCTACCGGGTCATCAACGGGCTCATGAAGCTGGGCGCCACGGTCGTGCACAAGGGCAATGCGAAGGTGCATGTCTCAGGTCACGCGAGCGCGGGCGAGCTGCTCTACTGCTACAACATCCTGCGCCCGAAGAATGTGCTGCCGGTGCACGGCGAGCACCGCCATCTGGTGGCGAACGCCGAGCTGGCGATGCAGACGGGCGTGCCGGAGGAGAACATCATCCTGGGCGAGGACGGCGTCGTCATCGACCTGCGCGACGGCGTCGCGACGGTCGTCGGTCAGCTCGATCTGGGCTATGTCTATGTCGATGGTTCGACTGTCGGCGAGATCACGGATGCCGATCTCAAGGATCGCCGTATCCTCGCGGAGGAGGGATTCATCTCGATCTTCGTCGCGATCGATCCGCAGACCGGCAGGGTCATCGTCGGGCCGGAGATCCAGTCGCGCGGCTTTGCAGAGGATGAGGCCGTGTTCGATGCGGTGAAGCCGCAGATCGTGAAGGCGCTCACGGAGGCGGCGGAGAACGGCACGCGCGACACGCATGCCTTCACCCAGGTCATCCGCCGCACTGTGGGGCGCTGGGTGAACACGCAGCACCGGCGTCGCCCCATGATCGTGCCCGTCGTCATCGAGGCGTAG
- the dapB gene encoding 4-hydroxy-tetrahydrodipicolinate reductase gives MTTKVALVGASGSMGRLISQLIESEPGFEVVARLGSASPLSDMLGADVAVDVTRPGVSQSVVDFALDNGLSVLVGTSGWSADRITALEHRLATLPELGVIIVPNFSLGSVLATRFATMAARFFDSIEIVEAHHAAKIDSPSGTAVRTAELMAAARAELGPVAAPHADQRARGQQVGSIPVHSIRLQGIVARQEVIMGGDGEVLSFTHDTLSNTAYEKGIRIALRAVVDARGVTVGLDSLLDLESGSGAGA, from the coding sequence ATGACTACGAAGGTCGCCCTCGTCGGCGCGAGCGGTTCGATGGGCCGCCTGATCTCCCAGCTGATCGAATCTGAGCCCGGGTTCGAGGTGGTCGCCCGCTTGGGTTCGGCGTCGCCGCTGAGCGACATGCTGGGGGCGGATGTCGCGGTCGATGTGACGAGGCCGGGCGTGAGCCAGTCGGTTGTCGATTTCGCTCTCGACAACGGCTTGAGCGTGCTCGTGGGCACTTCGGGCTGGTCGGCGGATCGGATCACCGCGCTCGAGCACCGTCTGGCGACTCTGCCGGAGCTTGGCGTGATCATCGTCCCGAACTTCTCGCTCGGCTCTGTGCTTGCCACGCGTTTCGCGACGATGGCCGCCCGTTTCTTCGATTCGATCGAGATCGTTGAGGCGCATCATGCCGCGAAGATCGATTCGCCGTCGGGCACGGCGGTGCGCACGGCCGAGTTGATGGCTGCGGCGCGCGCGGAGCTCGGGCCGGTTGCGGCGCCGCACGCCGATCAGAGGGCCCGCGGGCAGCAGGTCGGGAGTATTCCTGTGCACAGCATCCGTCTGCAGGGGATCGTGGCCCGGCAGGAGGTCATCATGGGGGGCGATGGCGAGGTTCTCAGCTTCACGCATGACACGCTCTCGAACACCGCCTATGAGAAGGGCATCCGCATCGCCCTGCGTGCTGTTGTTGACGCCCGCGGGGTGACGGTCGGGCTCGACAGTCTCCTCGATCTCGAGTCGGGTTCTGGGGCTGGCGCGTGA
- a CDS encoding histidine phosphatase family protein, producing MSHFIYLVRHGEQQNAEHGLPDGPLSARGKRQAHAIADRLSGVPFTGAWHSPLQRAADTATTITERMTGVVSEPSALLFDCVPSGPGSDMPHAFEPFFGSVTEAQIEAGQAQMTDAVAEWMTPSREDRHSLLITHNFVIGWFVREVFGAPSWRWVGINQANCGLTIIRVRSVKSPELVAHNDLGHLPPELRTGMPVDQPY from the coding sequence ATGTCCCACTTCATCTACCTTGTTCGCCACGGCGAGCAGCAGAACGCAGAGCACGGTCTGCCCGACGGGCCGCTCTCGGCCAGGGGTAAGCGCCAGGCCCACGCCATCGCCGACCGGCTGAGCGGTGTGCCGTTCACGGGTGCCTGGCATTCGCCGCTGCAGCGTGCGGCCGACACGGCGACGACGATCACGGAGCGCATGACGGGCGTCGTGTCGGAGCCATCCGCGCTTCTCTTCGACTGTGTCCCCTCCGGCCCGGGCTCCGATATGCCGCACGCGTTCGAGCCGTTCTTCGGTTCGGTGACGGAGGCACAGATCGAGGCGGGCCAGGCGCAGATGACGGATGCGGTGGCCGAGTGGATGACCCCGTCGCGCGAAGATCGGCACAGCCTGCTGATCACGCACAACTTCGTCATCGGCTGGTTCGTGCGTGAGGTCTTCGGCGCCCCGTCGTGGCGGTGGGTGGGCATCAACCAGGCGAACTGCGGCCTGACGATCATCCGGGTGCGCTCGGTGAAGTCGCCCGAACTGGTCGCCCACAACGATCTCGGGCATCTGCCGCCCGAGCTGCGCACCGGCATGCCGGTGGACCAGCCCTACTGA